The proteins below come from a single Psychrobacter sp. PL19 genomic window:
- a CDS encoding acetyl-CoA hydrolase/transferase family protein yields the protein MSSINHEGRVLHEGLSKKIMSADEAAAFIKNDMNVGMSGFTGAGYPKAIPAALAKHMEAAHARGEDFQIGLLTGASTATECDGVLAEAKGIKWRTPYQSEPALRKQVNAGEAYYFDMHLSHVAQQSTIGFYGDMHMAVVEVSGILPDGRLIPSTSIGTSNAWLENADKIILEVNAQQSLMLEGMHDVYNDIGMPPNRKPIPLVTPGGRIGVPYLHCDLDKVVAIVLTDSPDRNSKFADPDEKSNKIASHIIDFFHNEVEKGRLPENLLPIQSGVGNVANAVLAGLQNSPFENLTGYTEVLQDGMLDLIMSGKMTMASATALSLSPDALETFNANIEELRARIVLRPQEITNHPEVARRLGVLAINAMIECDLYGNVNSTHVMGTSMMNGLGGSGDFARNAYTSFFVSPSVAKDGAISCITPMVSHHDHTEHDVMVIVTEQGLADLRGLAPRQRAQAIIDNCAHPDYRPMLQDYFDRASTTAGMQTPHMLNESLSWHQRYVETGDMRIK from the coding sequence ATGAGTTCAATTAACCATGAAGGGCGCGTGCTTCACGAAGGCTTGAGTAAAAAAATAATGTCTGCTGATGAAGCGGCTGCATTTATTAAAAATGATATGAACGTCGGTATGAGTGGCTTCACCGGTGCAGGCTACCCTAAAGCCATACCAGCGGCGCTTGCCAAACATATGGAAGCGGCCCACGCGCGCGGTGAAGATTTTCAAATTGGTCTGTTGACCGGAGCGTCTACTGCTACCGAGTGTGATGGCGTATTGGCTGAAGCCAAAGGCATCAAATGGCGTACCCCTTATCAATCAGAGCCGGCGCTTCGTAAACAAGTCAATGCCGGTGAAGCATATTATTTTGATATGCATTTATCGCATGTGGCGCAACAAAGTACGATTGGCTTCTATGGCGACATGCATATGGCTGTGGTTGAAGTGTCTGGTATTTTGCCAGATGGTCGCCTCATTCCTTCTACTTCCATTGGTACTAGTAATGCATGGTTGGAAAATGCCGATAAAATCATTTTAGAAGTTAACGCCCAGCAAAGCCTAATGCTTGAGGGTATGCATGACGTTTATAATGATATTGGTATGCCGCCGAATCGCAAACCAATTCCACTAGTCACTCCAGGTGGGCGTATTGGCGTTCCGTACTTACATTGTGACCTAGATAAAGTGGTGGCTATTGTCTTAACCGACTCGCCAGATCGCAATAGCAAGTTTGCAGATCCAGATGAAAAATCCAATAAAATAGCCAGCCATATCATTGACTTTTTTCATAATGAAGTCGAAAAAGGCCGTCTGCCAGAAAATTTATTGCCGATACAGTCTGGGGTGGGCAACGTGGCCAACGCAGTATTGGCAGGCTTGCAGAATAGCCCGTTTGAGAATTTGACTGGCTATACTGAAGTGTTACAAGATGGTATGTTGGATCTGATCATGTCTGGTAAAATGACTATGGCGTCTGCTACTGCGCTGTCATTAAGCCCAGATGCGCTTGAAACTTTCAATGCCAATATTGAAGAGCTGCGTGCTCGCATTGTTTTACGTCCACAAGAAATCACCAATCACCCTGAAGTGGCACGTCGCTTAGGTGTTTTGGCGATCAATGCGATGATCGAGTGTGACCTTTATGGTAACGTCAACTCGACTCACGTCATGGGCACTAGCATGATGAATGGCCTTGGCGGTTCAGGTGATTTTGCGCGCAACGCTTACACCTCATTCTTTGTGTCGCCATCAGTGGCCAAAGATGGTGCTATCTCTTGCATCACGCCGATGGTATCGCACCATGACCACACTGAACATGATGTGATGGTAATTGTCACTGAGCAAGGTTTGGCTGATTTGCGTGGCCTCGCACCGCGTCAACGTGCTCAAGCGATTATCGATAATTGCGCGCATCCAGACTATCGTCCGATGTTGCAAGATTACTTTGATCGTGCCTCTACAACGGCTGGCATGCAAACGCCGCACATGCTCAACGAATCGTTATCATGGCATCAACGTTACGTCGAAACGGGCGATATGCGCATTAAGTAA
- a CDS encoding glycerate kinase: MKILIAPDSFKESLEALEVCQAIKSGFSQVFPDASYTLIPMADGGEGTSAVLSYVLGGRWKAVIVHDPLMRLISAKYLLLPDATAVIEVAAACGLHLLTVAERNPSIASSYGVGELIKDALSEGAKRIIIGLGGSATNDAGVGMLTALGMVFYDQQGQPLVPGGDQLARLQRIDSSAFNPNILNTAFEVACDVTNPLCGPLGASAIFGPQKGANPEQVARLDQSLSHFATVCHQHGSYPNSENYQNIAGAGAAGGLGFALMTFCGAQLQSGFDTVADAVDLSQHIAGADLVITGEGKLDAQTSMGKVAGGISQLAKLSHTPVIAICGSVDGLKPAQTTQFDVVMPSIQKVDSIDKVLKYAYDNIETTAVNIAAAIRLGQNMK; encoded by the coding sequence ATGAAGATTTTAATTGCCCCAGACTCGTTTAAAGAAAGCTTAGAAGCCTTAGAAGTTTGCCAGGCTATCAAGTCCGGATTTAGTCAGGTATTTCCAGATGCAAGTTATACCTTGATACCGATGGCCGATGGCGGTGAAGGCACGTCCGCTGTTTTGTCTTATGTACTCGGCGGACGATGGAAAGCCGTGATCGTGCACGACCCACTCATGAGGCTTATTAGCGCAAAATACTTGCTATTGCCCGATGCTACTGCAGTGATTGAAGTCGCGGCAGCATGTGGCCTGCATTTATTGACCGTAGCAGAGCGAAACCCTAGTATTGCTAGTAGCTACGGGGTTGGTGAACTCATCAAAGATGCTTTAAGTGAAGGGGCAAAACGCATTATCATCGGTCTTGGCGGTAGTGCCACCAATGATGCTGGGGTTGGCATGTTGACTGCATTAGGCATGGTTTTTTATGACCAGCAAGGCCAGCCTTTAGTACCAGGTGGTGATCAACTTGCCCGCTTGCAACGGATAGACAGCTCAGCGTTCAATCCGAATATTTTAAATACTGCCTTTGAAGTGGCCTGTGATGTGACCAATCCGTTATGTGGCCCGTTAGGCGCCAGTGCTATTTTTGGCCCACAAAAGGGGGCCAATCCTGAACAAGTTGCGCGTTTAGACCAGTCTTTAAGTCACTTTGCGACCGTTTGCCATCAGCACGGCAGCTATCCCAATAGTGAGAACTATCAAAATATTGCAGGTGCAGGCGCAGCCGGTGGTCTTGGGTTTGCATTGATGACTTTTTGCGGCGCACAGTTACAGTCAGGCTTTGATACCGTGGCTGATGCTGTTGATCTATCGCAGCATATTGCTGGTGCTGACCTTGTGATAACTGGGGAAGGCAAACTCGACGCGCAAACCTCAATGGGCAAAGTGGCTGGTGGTATCAGTCAACTTGCTAAGCTCAGTCACACACCGGTTATTGCTATTTGTGGCAGTGTCGATGGGCTTAAACCGGCCCAGACTACTCAATTCGATGTGGTGATGCCCAGTATTCAAAAAGTAGATTCTATCGATAAGGTTTTAAAATATGCCTATGATAATATCGAAACCACAGCGGTAAATATCGCCGCTGCTATTCGGTTGGGGCAAAATATGAAATAG
- a CDS encoding GntP family permease: MIVFWLLLTILFIIFATAKLKWHPFLVLILSAFLVALFYQVPLDTVAKTISDGFGGILGYIGLVIVFGTIIGLILEKTGAAIVMAEAVINFLGPRFPTLTMSIVGAVVSIPVFCDSGFIILNSLKESLAERLQVSSVAMSIALATGLYATHTFVPPTPGPIAAAGNLGLESNLGLVIMVGIVVTSVAVLAGWLWSNRFLDVEPDNIDADNVPAAAVPANMKAREDYNKMPSTTMAFLPIIVPIVLICLSSVANFPTAPLGTSFLIDILVFIGNPLTALLIGLFLAFLLISGSDKTQQISDSVAQGLVVAAPILLITGAGGAFGAMLKVTPIGDYLGTTLSALGLGIFMPFIVSAALKTAQGSTTVALVTTSAMVAPLLGQIGLDSDLGRVFCVMAIGAGAMTISHANDSFFWIVSQFSRMSVAQAYKAHSVATGIQGVTSIIFIWLLTLVFI, translated from the coding sequence ATGATAGTATTTTGGCTTTTACTGACCATTCTTTTTATTATTTTTGCCACCGCAAAGTTAAAGTGGCATCCTTTTTTAGTCTTAATACTATCAGCCTTTTTAGTGGCGTTATTTTATCAAGTGCCTCTTGATACGGTCGCAAAAACTATCTCCGACGGTTTCGGTGGTATCTTAGGTTATATTGGTCTAGTAATCGTGTTCGGTACCATCATTGGGCTGATCCTGGAAAAGACGGGCGCTGCTATTGTTATGGCAGAAGCGGTCATTAACTTTCTAGGGCCACGCTTTCCAACCTTGACCATGTCTATCGTTGGGGCAGTAGTCTCAATTCCTGTGTTTTGTGACTCAGGTTTTATCATCTTAAACTCTTTAAAAGAGTCTTTGGCTGAGCGCTTGCAAGTATCCAGTGTGGCGATGAGTATTGCTTTGGCGACCGGCTTATATGCGACCCATACTTTTGTGCCGCCTACGCCTGGGCCTATTGCTGCAGCAGGTAATTTGGGGCTTGAGTCAAACCTAGGTTTGGTGATCATGGTTGGTATTGTAGTGACCAGCGTGGCGGTATTGGCAGGCTGGTTATGGTCAAACCGTTTCCTAGATGTCGAACCAGATAATATAGATGCTGACAATGTGCCAGCAGCTGCTGTCCCTGCAAATATGAAAGCTCGTGAAGATTATAATAAAATGCCATCAACAACGATGGCTTTTTTGCCTATTATTGTGCCTATCGTTTTGATTTGCCTATCCTCTGTGGCCAACTTCCCTACTGCCCCACTAGGCACTAGTTTCCTTATTGATATCTTGGTATTCATTGGTAATCCACTCACTGCCCTACTAATCGGTTTATTTCTAGCATTTTTATTGATAAGTGGTAGCGATAAAACTCAGCAGATTAGCGACAGCGTGGCCCAAGGCTTGGTGGTAGCCGCACCGATATTATTAATCACTGGTGCTGGCGGCGCATTTGGTGCCATGCTAAAAGTCACCCCGATCGGCGACTATTTAGGCACTACCTTATCAGCATTAGGTTTGGGCATATTTATGCCATTTATCGTTTCAGCCGCTCTCAAAACAGCACAAGGCTCTACCACGGTAGCATTAGTAACTACCTCAGCAATGGTTGCGCCATTATTAGGACAGATCGGGCTTGATAGCGATCTGGGTCGAGTTTTTTGTGTGATGGCAATCGGTGCCGGCGCCATGACTATCTCGCATGCCAATGACAGCTTCTTCTGGATCGTCAGCCAATTTAGTCGCATGAGTGTGGCGCAGGCTTATAAAGCCCATTCAGTGGCCACCGGTATTCAAGGTGTCACCAGCATCATCTTTATCTGGCTATTAACATTAGTATTTATTTAA
- a CDS encoding GlxA family transcriptional regulator, with protein sequence MTNAQPFKVIILGFDGVLGSALTGALDLFSFAGVSWQRFLGLRVEPRFSVQIASVDGLDIRCSNRLVMQAHCDIGDVAHCDLLLIPTIGDSVDKVLAQNLSLLPHLKRLADTQADIASNCSGAFFLAKAGLLDGLIATTHWGYASKFKADFPLVDLQENQFVTQSGNIFCAAGGSAFYDLALLLIERYCGREISTQVAKTQIVDSKRGNQNSYTNVKLYRSHSDQLVQRVQEFIEDNFDQPIQVSDLATMVNITPRTLNRRFQTCVAMRPIEYIQAIRIEQAKRLLESGDVTIKSLADQVGYSDLSSFTRLFKRATELTPKEYQNKFSRLSI encoded by the coding sequence ATGACTAACGCACAGCCTTTTAAGGTCATAATTCTCGGATTTGATGGGGTTCTGGGTAGCGCATTAACGGGCGCATTAGACTTATTTTCATTTGCTGGCGTCAGTTGGCAACGATTTTTGGGGCTAAGAGTAGAACCCAGATTTAGCGTACAAATTGCCAGTGTCGATGGCTTAGATATTAGGTGTAGCAATCGCTTGGTTATGCAAGCCCATTGCGATATCGGGGATGTGGCTCATTGTGACTTGTTGTTAATTCCAACCATTGGTGATTCAGTTGACAAGGTTTTGGCGCAGAACCTAAGTTTGTTGCCACATTTAAAACGCTTGGCTGATACCCAAGCAGACATTGCTAGTAATTGTAGCGGCGCCTTTTTTCTGGCAAAAGCGGGATTACTTGATGGCTTAATAGCAACCACTCATTGGGGCTATGCGAGTAAGTTTAAAGCAGACTTTCCATTAGTCGACTTACAGGAAAATCAGTTTGTCACGCAGTCAGGTAATATATTTTGCGCGGCAGGCGGTAGTGCCTTTTATGACCTGGCTTTACTATTAATCGAGCGTTATTGTGGACGAGAAATTTCCACCCAAGTGGCGAAAACCCAAATCGTTGATAGTAAAAGAGGCAATCAGAACAGTTATACCAATGTTAAATTATACCGATCACACTCCGACCAACTGGTACAGCGCGTGCAAGAATTCATCGAGGACAACTTTGATCAGCCCATACAAGTTAGTGACTTAGCAACCATGGTAAACATCACCCCACGGACTTTAAATAGACGCTTTCAAACCTGCGTGGCTATGCGCCCTATTGAGTATATTCAAGCGATAAGAATCGAGCAGGCCAAACGCTTATTAGAATCAGGGGATGTGACTATAAAATCTCTCGCTGACCAGGTCGGCTATAGTGATCTGTCTTCATTTACACGCTTATTCAAACGCGCCACAGAGCTCACACCCAAGGAATATCAGAACAAGTTTTCCCGACTGTCGATTTAG